The window GTAATCTTTCTACAAATTCTTTAACAGTCTTTGGTGAGAATTTATCATCTAATTCCAAAGATACATCAGTGTTTTTTATTTTAAGGGTAATTGGGTATTTCATAATTTAACATAGAAACAAAGAAGATAAAGTTTAACGGATCAGATTATCTTTTAAGAAAAGATAATTCTTGTCCATTTCCAACTGGAACAGTAACAGAATCAAATCTTTTATTTTTATGTATATGATTTAGATATTTTTGAATATATTTTTTGAAACGAGTTGGATATAGAATGTTATCTGCGGCAATTATGCCATCTTTTTTCAGCAAAGGAACACACAGATCAAAGTAAAGTGAGTATTGTTCTTTATCTGCATCGATAAAAATAAAATCAAATTGTTCTCGGGATTTAGATTTACTTAGTTTAGTCAAGACGTCTTTTGCCACCCCCTGCTTGATATCTATCATTTTTGAAACTCCAGCCTTTTTAAAATTAATTTTTGCTCGTTCTATCTTTTGAGGATTTTGTTCTATAGTAATGATCTTTGATTTTTTACTAATAGATCCTGCAAACCATAATGTAGAATATCCAACAGACATACCAATCTCAAGTATTTTTTTTGGCTGATGTGTTTTTAATAATAAATTGTAAAAAATTCCTGTATCTCTAGTAATAGCAAGCATTCTTTGGTCACGTTCTACTTTGTGATAGTTTTTTTCTTCGTAAGTGGATCTTCTATCAAGCGAGCGTAAAACTGAGGCTATTTTTTTATTCAATTAAAGACAGTATGAAAAACCAGAATTTAACTGAATATTAGAACAATAATTTTTCAAGACGATGTTTTGTATTTATCAGATAAGATAAGACACACAAAAAAACCACTTCCTGAAATAACATCGGCCTTGTGCATTACTCCCTTAGGAATGAATATAGTTGCAGGAGAGATTACCTTGTAAGTCTCATCACCCAGTTGAATTTCATATACAAGTTTCTTATCCTGTGAGAGAATGATGTTTACTTCATCAGCATTATGTTTATGCAGTGTACTGTATTTGGATATTTTTTTATTTTTTACATCAACAATGTGGACAGCAGCATGAATATTTGAGTCAGGAATAGTTTTTTTACTTAACATGGAAAGACGCTTAATTGGAGCTTTTTTATGAAATGGAACATTAGATAATGATTCATTGATTCCTTTTGTAATGTATTTTTTATATTTCTGCATCAATGTATTAAGAGAATTTTTAGTATAAATAAGTAGGATAGTGATTCATCATATAAGTAACAAGTGACAATTAAAACTCATGCAAGATAGGACGTCTGAGTGGTTTGTTCCAAAGATAGGTCCACGAAATTTTAGAATTGGTGTAGGAATGTTGTTCTTACCATATACAATGATTGTAACATGTTTTGCTATTTGGGGTTCACTTGGGGGAGTTTTTGTTTTAGATAGACTTGTAGCAATAGGCGTAATCTATTTTCTAGCTGTTGGTGTCTCTGCTCACTGTCTTGATGCAGTTGGTGGAAAGACTAAACCTTGGGGAGATTTACCAAAAAGAAAAATTGTATCTATTGCAATTTCTTCATTGGTAGTTGTTTTTACTATTGGATTTTACTATGCATTTTTAGATTCTCCATTGTTGATTCCGATAGGAATTGCTGAAGGATTTTTTTTATTTGCATACAATTTAGAATTGTTTGGAGGAAAATTTCATAACAATTTATCAACCATAATATCATGGGGAGTTTTACCAGTTTTTGCAGGTTCTGCCATACAGTCAAACTCTATTTCAATTGAAACGATACTTTTGAGCATAATTTCAGCCTCAATTACCTATTTGCTAATTACAACATCAAGAAAGTACAAGCATCTTAAAAGAGAGGGTGGCAATATAGATAAAATCAAAAACAAAGAAAGAATTCTAAAATTAATTACTCTGACGGTAATAGTAGTGACAATATCATTTTTTATTGTAAAAATTTAGAGACACTAAAACTAGTTGTTATTTTAAAGTAGTGAGAAATATCAAAGTTATTTTTTAGCAGGTATATTTAATCATGAGAAAATATAATTTAAAATGAATAATCATTGTCAGAACTAAAAAGAAGCATTGGCACTTTTGGTGCAGCGTCAGTTGGTATTGCAAACATCATCGGTGCAGGAATTTTTGTATTAAGTGGAGTGGCAGCAGGAATTGCAGGTCCAGCAGTCATACTGTCTTTTGGGATTGCTGGAATAATTGCAATGCTTACTGCATTATCTGCAGCAGAGCTTTCGTCATTTATTACAGAGACTGGGGCAAGTTATGCATATACAAAAAAGGCGTTTGGAAGATTCTGGAGCTTTCTTGTTGGATGGTTCAAATATTTTGATTACATGGTAGGCGGTGCAGCAGTCTCAGTCGGATTTGCAGCATACTTCACTTCAGTTTTCGGATTAGAAGGAGTTTTACCAATTGTACTTTCAGCTGTAGGATTACCGATCATTCTATGTGTTCTGAATGTTTTAGGAGTGAAAGAAGCTACAAGAGCTACATCAGTAATGGTTTTGATTAAGATCTTCGCAATTGTTTTTTTGTTAATGATTGGAGGATTTTATTTAATCCAACATTTTGATGTAGGACATTACACTCCATTTTTTGCAACAGGTTTTGGAGGAATGCTAAATGGTGCAGCAGTGATATTTTTTGTGTTTATTGGATTTAATACAGTTACTATGATGTCTGAGGAGACAAAAAATCCTCAAAAGACAATTCCAAAAGCATTGATGCTTGCATTCGGAGTGACATTTGCTTTGTACATTAGCGTAGCAGTTCTACTGGTGGGTGTTTTAGATTGGCGTGAAGTTGGAGCAGATGCACATCCTTTAGGCACCATAGCATCCGTAGTATCTGATAATCAGATGTTTTTTGATTTTATTTCATTTTCGGCATTAATTGCTGCTGGCTCAGTTGTGCTTAGTAGCATTCTCGGTGGAACAAGAGCGAGTTTTGCAATGGGTAGAGACAGATTACTTCCACACCAATTTGAAAAGATTAGCAAGAGGTTTGGAACACCGTATTTTTCAATAATTATTGGTGGGGGGATCATTGTAGTTTTTGCAGGATTATTCTACAACAACATAGATACCATTGCATCAATAGTAAATTTTGGAAGTTTGTTCACATATCTTTTTGTTAACTTGTCTTTAATCAAATTAAGAAGATCCAATCCAGAAATTATTAGAGGGTTCAAGGTTCCACTATACCCAATTGTTCCAATTTTAGGAGCTGCAAGCTGTATTGGATTAATGTATTTTTTGAGCGATTCTGCAAAATACGTATCTATTGCATATGCCATAATTGGTTTAGTAGTATATTTTTTTATTTATAAAAAATCAAAATCAATTTCAAATATAAAATAAAGTTAAAACTATAATAGAGTTATTGAAAACATAGAAGCATGTTTAATAATATTGCAGTGGCAATTATCACTCCAACTCATACCAAAAAATCATTTGATATTGGTATTCAGATGGCAAAAAAATTTGAATCAGAATTAACAGTTATAGAATGTATGTATAAAATTCAGCCAAAATTTTACTTTTTTGAAACAAAATCAGACAAAAAAATTTCAGAAAAACAAAAAGAGAAAATGAAGAAGGAATTAGA is drawn from Candidatus Nitrosarchaeum limnium SFB1 and contains these coding sequences:
- a CDS encoding O-methyltransferase family protein; this translates as MNKKIASVLRSLDRRSTYEEKNYHKVERDQRMLAITRDTGIFYNLLLKTHQPKKILEIGMSVGYSTLWFAGSISKKSKIITIEQNPQKIERAKINFKKAGVSKMIDIKQGVAKDVLTKLSKSKSREQFDFIFIDADKEQYSLYFDLCVPLLKKDGIIAADNILYPTRFKKYIQKYLNHIHKNKRFDSVTVPVGNGQELSFLKR
- a CDS encoding Amino acid transporter, producing MSELKRSIGTFGAASVGIANIIGAGIFVLSGVAAGIAGPAVILSFGIAGIIAMLTALSAAELSSFITETGASYAYTKKAFGRFWSFLVGWFKYFDYMVGGAAVSVGFAAYFTSVFGLEGVLPIVLSAVGLPIILCVLNVLGVKEATRATSVMVLIKIFAIVFLLMIGGFYLIQHFDVGHYTPFFATGFGGMLNGAAVIFFVFIGFNTVTMMSEETKNPQKTIPKALMLAFGVTFALYISVAVLLVGVLDWREVGADAHPLGTIASVVSDNQMFFDFISFSALIAAGSVVLSSILGGTRASFAMGRDRLLPHQFEKISKRFGTPYFSIIIGGGIIVVFAGLFYNNIDTIASIVNFGSLFTYLFVNLSLIKLRRSNPEIIRGFKVPLYPIVPILGAASCIGLMYFLSDSAKYVSIAYAIIGLVVYFFIYKKSKSISNIK
- a CDS encoding hypothetical protein (hypothetical protein ALOHA_HF4000ANIW133K13ctg1g22) — its product is MQDRTSEWFVPKIGPRNFRIGVGMLFLPYTMIVTCFAIWGSLGGVFVLDRLVAIGVIYFLAVGVSAHCLDAVGGKTKPWGDLPKRKIVSIAISSLVVVFTIGFYYAFLDSPLLIPIGIAEGFFLFAYNLELFGGKFHNNLSTIISWGVLPVFAGSAIQSNSISIETILLSIISASITYLLITTSRKYKHLKREGGNIDKIKNKERILKLITLTVIVVTISFFIVKI
- a CDS encoding hypothetical protein (hypothetical protein ALOHA_HF4000APKG5N21ctg4g7); the encoded protein is MQKYKKYITKGINESLSNVPFHKKAPIKRLSMLSKKTIPDSNIHAAVHIVDVKNKKISKYSTLHKHNADEVNIILSQDKKLVYEIQLGDETYKVISPATIFIPKGVMHKADVISGSGFFVCLILSDKYKTSS